One stretch of Musicola paradisiaca NCPPB 2511 DNA includes these proteins:
- a CDS encoding LysR family transcriptional regulator, with protein MTARYLQDTAIRYFLEVVRSGSISEAAQRLNVAGSAISRQISGLEDRLNTTLFERRKSGMTPTAAGELLAAYAFRNQLETEQVTQEIRELQGLRRGDVRIVSTAGFSLDFIPMAISSFRQRYPYIRFQLLVATAEEVARRLNEGESDIGLTFSQIPTANIHVAYRLHSPLVAVMQRHHPLAEKTNLRLSQLAGYPLGVPVRHILTRRLFDACCSRQGLLIDPAFETTSISALLAFSRYCDGVVISTELVVRQYLKDHDMVAVPITGQDLNGLNIELNTLAGRTLPKAVSAFTEHLIRIMEQEQEPDA; from the coding sequence ATGACCGCCCGTTATCTGCAGGACACCGCCATCCGTTACTTTCTGGAGGTGGTGCGTTCCGGCTCCATCAGCGAAGCCGCCCAGCGCCTGAACGTAGCGGGTTCCGCCATCAGCCGCCAAATCAGCGGGCTGGAAGACCGGCTCAACACCACGCTGTTCGAACGGCGAAAAAGCGGCATGACACCCACCGCCGCCGGAGAGTTACTGGCGGCCTACGCCTTTCGTAATCAGTTGGAAACCGAGCAGGTCACGCAGGAAATTCGGGAATTGCAGGGATTGCGACGCGGCGACGTGCGTATTGTCTCCACTGCGGGATTCAGCCTGGATTTTATTCCGATGGCGATCTCTTCGTTCCGCCAACGTTATCCCTATATCCGTTTTCAACTGTTGGTGGCGACCGCCGAAGAAGTGGCGCGTCGGTTGAATGAAGGCGAAAGCGATATCGGGCTGACGTTCAGCCAGATCCCCACCGCCAATATTCACGTCGCTTACCGGCTGCATTCGCCGCTGGTGGCGGTGATGCAACGCCACCACCCGCTGGCGGAGAAAACGAATCTGCGGTTGTCGCAACTGGCGGGTTATCCACTCGGCGTGCCCGTGCGACATATCCTGACCCGGCGGCTGTTCGATGCCTGCTGTAGCCGTCAGGGGTTATTGATCGACCCGGCATTCGAAACCACCTCCATCAGCGCCCTGCTGGCGTTTTCCCGCTATTGCGACGGCGTGGTGATTTCCACCGAACTGGTGGTGCGCCAATACCTGAAAGATCACGACATGGTAGCGGTGCCGATTACCGGCCAGGATCTGAATGGGCTCAATATCGAATTGAACACGCTGGCGGGGCGCACACTGCCCAAAGCGGTCTCCGCGTTTACCGAACATCTGATCCGGATCATGGAACAAGAGCAGGAACCTGACGCCTAA
- the mltB gene encoding lytic murein transglycosylase B, producing the protein MRRLIAVVPLLVMLSACSNTPSESQPDAMITGTPSSTSPTPTGGFFNPGAQSGMLANGDFANSPDVDRFIGKMAQQYGFDRQQLHTILGQAQRLDWVIRLMDKQAPAPSTAVPSNIPNGAWLRYRKQFITPDNLQNGVAFWNQYADALERARQIYGVPPEIIVGIIGVETRWGRVMGKTRILDALATLAFAYPRRAEYFQSELEYFLLMAREDGFDPLSLRGSFAGAMGYGQFMPSAFKKYAVDFNGDGIPNLWDPVDAIGSVANYFKSNGWQPNEQIAVPASGQTFSLDTGFKTRYSLSTLAAAGLRPTASLGGYQEASLLRLDMGSYYQFWYGLPNFYAITRYNHSVHYAMAVWQLGEEVRKARQGY; encoded by the coding sequence ATGCGTCGCCTGATTGCAGTTGTTCCCCTGTTGGTTATGTTGTCCGCTTGTAGCAATACCCCGTCCGAATCGCAGCCGGACGCAATGATAACCGGCACGCCTTCCTCCACGTCCCCCACGCCGACCGGCGGATTCTTCAACCCAGGCGCCCAGAGCGGCATGTTGGCAAACGGCGATTTCGCCAACAGCCCGGATGTCGATCGCTTTATCGGCAAAATGGCACAGCAGTACGGTTTCGACCGTCAGCAACTGCACACTATTCTGGGCCAGGCGCAACGGCTGGACTGGGTGATCCGGCTGATGGATAAACAGGCGCCGGCGCCGTCTACGGCGGTGCCGTCCAACATTCCCAACGGCGCCTGGCTGCGTTACCGCAAGCAGTTCATCACCCCGGATAATCTGCAAAACGGCGTCGCCTTCTGGAATCAATACGCCGATGCGCTGGAGCGCGCGCGGCAAATCTACGGCGTGCCGCCGGAGATCATTGTCGGCATCATCGGGGTGGAAACCCGCTGGGGCCGGGTGATGGGCAAAACCCGCATTCTGGACGCACTGGCGACACTGGCCTTCGCCTACCCGCGTCGGGCGGAGTATTTCCAAAGCGAACTGGAATACTTCCTGTTGATGGCGCGGGAAGACGGCTTTGATCCGCTATCGCTGCGCGGCTCGTTTGCCGGCGCGATGGGCTACGGTCAGTTCATGCCGTCGGCCTTCAAAAAATACGCGGTGGATTTCAACGGCGACGGCATTCCCAACCTGTGGGATCCGGTGGATGCCATCGGCAGCGTCGCCAACTACTTCAAATCGAACGGCTGGCAGCCGAACGAACAGATAGCGGTGCCCGCCAGCGGCCAGACCTTCTCACTGGATACCGGCTTTAAAACCCGCTACTCCCTGTCGACGCTGGCGGCGGCCGGGCTACGCCCCACCGCATCGCTGGGCGGCTATCAGGAAGCCAGCCTGCTGCGCCTCGACATGGGCAGCTACTACCAGTTCTGGTACGGCCTGCCGAACTTCTACGCCATCACCCGCTACAACCACAGCGTGCACTACGCGATGGCGGTATGGCAGCTAGGGGAAGAAGTCAGAAAAGCACGGCAGGGGTACTAA